From Flavobacterium sp. 102, a single genomic window includes:
- a CDS encoding glycosyltransferase family 2 protein, whose product MQLSVIILNYNVRYFLEQCVLSVQKAIQNLDAEIIVIDNHSSDDSCAMMKQRFPHIKLIENKENSGFPKGNNIAVREAKGDYLCILNPDTVVAEDTFEKILNTQYWQLNTGIIGCKLIDGTGNFLAESKRGIPTPWVAFTKIFGLYKMFPKSTLFNKYYAQHLAENQTGKVDILVGAFMIMKRELYNQLEGFDENCFMYADDIDLSYRALLLQKQNYYFHETTVIHYKGESTVKDATYMKHFREFMNFFYQKHFKRSVFFNLMARFGAFYFSIVKVFKGKSKPKVKPAQYILVSDNEALKEKLVLKLQKSVERIPLENGKIVISQTISKAKNTEVILDTNYLGFKKAIVFLEENKIKSLTFKLLPVESSFIIGSNSSDDRGEVIII is encoded by the coding sequence ATGCAACTATCCGTCATCATCCTTAATTATAATGTGCGTTACTTTTTAGAGCAATGCGTTTTAAGTGTGCAAAAAGCTATTCAGAATTTAGACGCAGAAATTATCGTCATCGATAACCATTCTTCGGATGACAGTTGCGCCATGATGAAACAACGTTTTCCACATATAAAACTCATCGAAAACAAAGAAAACTCTGGCTTCCCAAAAGGAAACAACATTGCCGTTAGAGAAGCCAAAGGCGATTATTTGTGTATTTTGAATCCGGACACCGTTGTTGCAGAGGACACCTTTGAAAAGATACTTAATACTCAATACTGGCAACTGAACACTGGTATCATTGGTTGCAAATTAATCGACGGTACCGGAAACTTTTTAGCCGAAAGTAAACGCGGTATTCCAACACCTTGGGTTGCTTTTACCAAGATTTTCGGGTTGTATAAAATGTTTCCGAAATCGACTTTGTTCAATAAATATTACGCCCAACATTTAGCCGAAAACCAAACCGGAAAAGTGGACATTCTTGTGGGTGCTTTTATGATAATGAAGCGCGAATTGTACAACCAATTAGAAGGTTTTGACGAAAATTGCTTTATGTATGCCGACGATATTGATTTATCGTATCGTGCTTTGTTGTTGCAAAAACAGAACTACTATTTTCACGAAACGACAGTCATTCATTACAAAGGGGAAAGTACGGTGAAAGATGCAACTTATATGAAGCATTTCAGAGAGTTTATGAATTTCTTTTACCAAAAGCATTTCAAACGCTCGGTATTTTTCAATCTCATGGCGCGTTTCGGAGCCTTTTATTTTTCGATAGTAAAAGTTTTTAAAGGAAAATCGAAGCCTAAAGTCAAACCCGCTCAATACATTTTAGTTTCTGATAATGAAGCGTTAAAAGAAAAATTAGTCCTAAAATTGCAAAAAAGTGTTGAAAGAATACCATTAGAAAACGGGAAAATAGTAATTTCGCAAACGATTTCGAAGGCAAAAAATACAGAGGTGATTTTGGATACCAACTATTTAGGTTTTAAAAAAGCCATTGTCTTTTTGGAAGAAAACAAAATCAAGTCGCTTACTTTTAAATTGTTACCAGTCGAAAGTAGCTTTATTATCGGAAGTAATAGCAGCGACGATAGAGGAGAAGTGATTATAATTTGA
- a CDS encoding dihydrolipoamide acetyltransferase family protein: MAKFELKLPKMGESVAEATITNWLKNVGEKIDADEAVLEIATDKVDSEVPSEVSGILTEILFQVNDVVKVGQTIAVIETEGGSVAVTPVAQEMVSPVAEVSKTVEVAVANAAPADFKSSDKFFSPLVKNIATAEGISVAELENIAGSGKDGRVTKEDILKYIGNRQKPLATSQIVQPTINNQQPTTQAVPVSVNGGDEIVEMDRMRKLISGYMVASVQTSAHVQSFIEVDVTNIVKWRDRVKNAFEKREGEKLTFTPIFMEAVAKALKDFPGMNISVDGDFIIKRKNINLGMAAALPNGNLIVPVIKNADQLNLVGMAKAVNDLGNRAKAGKLKPDDTQGGTYTVTNVGTFGSVFGTPIINQPQVGILALGAIRKVPAVIETPEGDFIGIRQKMFLSHSYDHRVVDGALGGSFVKRVAEYLEAFDANREY; encoded by the coding sequence ATGGCAAAGTTTGAATTGAAATTACCCAAAATGGGAGAAAGCGTTGCAGAAGCAACCATTACCAATTGGTTGAAAAACGTAGGTGAAAAAATCGACGCTGATGAAGCCGTATTGGAAATCGCTACCGATAAAGTAGATAGCGAAGTGCCAAGCGAAGTTTCGGGTATTTTAACCGAAATTTTATTCCAGGTAAATGATGTGGTAAAAGTAGGGCAAACTATTGCTGTCATTGAAACCGAAGGTGGAAGCGTTGCCGTTACGCCGGTTGCTCAAGAAATGGTTTCACCTGTTGCTGAAGTTTCTAAAACTGTTGAAGTCGCTGTAGCCAATGCTGCTCCGGCCGATTTTAAATCGTCTGATAAATTTTTCTCGCCATTGGTGAAAAACATTGCGACAGCGGAAGGAATTTCTGTTGCCGAATTGGAAAACATTGCCGGTTCCGGAAAAGACGGACGCGTAACCAAAGAAGACATCTTAAAATATATAGGCAATAGGCAAAAGCCATTAGCCACTAGTCAAATAGTTCAGCCAACAATCAACAACCAACAACCGACAACTCAAGCCGTTCCGGTTTCTGTAAACGGCGGTGATGAAATTGTGGAAATGGACAGAATGCGCAAGCTGATTTCCGGTTATATGGTCGCTTCCGTGCAAACATCAGCGCACGTACAATCGTTTATCGAAGTGGATGTGACCAATATCGTAAAATGGAGAGACCGCGTTAAAAATGCTTTCGAAAAACGTGAAGGAGAAAAGTTAACTTTTACGCCAATCTTTATGGAAGCGGTGGCGAAAGCGTTGAAAGATTTTCCGGGTATGAATATTTCAGTAGACGGTGATTTTATTATCAAAAGAAAAAATATCAATCTTGGTATGGCCGCTGCGTTGCCTAACGGAAACTTGATAGTTCCGGTAATTAAAAATGCTGACCAATTGAACTTGGTAGGCATGGCCAAAGCCGTAAACGATTTAGGAAACCGAGCTAAAGCCGGAAAACTAAAACCGGACGATACACAAGGCGGAACTTATACGGTAACGAATGTGGGAACTTTTGGTTCAGTATTTGGAACACCGATTATCAACCAACCACAAGTGGGAATCTTAGCTTTAGGCGCGATTAGAAAAGTACCAGCCGTTATCGAAACTCCGGAAGGTGATTTTATCGGCATTCGCCAAAAAATGTTTTTGTCGCACAGTTATGACCACAGAGTTGTAGATGGCGCATTAGGTGGAAGTTTTGTAAAACGAGTAGCTGAATATTTAGAGGCATTTGATGCAAATAGAGAATATTAG
- a CDS encoding 3'-5' exonuclease translates to MELKLNRPICFFDLETTGIDVARDRIVEISIFKVFPNGNKESKTWLVNPTIPIPPQSTAIHGISNEKVANEPTFKELANQVHNMIKDSDLAGFNSDRFDIPLLAEELLRAEVDFDMKNRVSVDVQTIFHKKEERTLSAAYKFYCNGSLENAHSAEADTMATYEILKAQLDRYEDLENDMKTLSEYTTRKKSVDFAGFIALNTEGQEIFTFGKHKGALVDEVLDKEPGYFGWIQNAEFPLYTKKVLTGIKLRKLNTK, encoded by the coding sequence ATGGAATTAAAACTCAACAGACCTATTTGCTTCTTCGATCTTGAAACTACCGGAATTGACGTGGCTAGAGACAGAATCGTCGAAATTTCAATCTTCAAAGTTTTCCCAAACGGAAACAAAGAAAGCAAAACTTGGTTAGTGAATCCAACCATTCCAATTCCACCGCAATCTACCGCAATTCATGGTATTTCTAATGAGAAAGTAGCCAATGAACCAACGTTCAAAGAATTAGCCAATCAAGTTCACAACATGATTAAAGACTCTGATTTGGCCGGATTTAATTCGGATCGATTCGATATTCCGTTGTTGGCAGAAGAACTTTTGCGTGCCGAAGTTGATTTTGATATGAAAAACCGAGTGTCCGTTGATGTACAAACCATTTTTCACAAAAAAGAAGAAAGAACGTTGAGTGCAGCTTATAAGTTTTATTGCAACGGAAGTCTTGAAAATGCGCACAGTGCCGAAGCAGATACCATGGCAACTTACGAAATTCTAAAAGCACAATTAGATCGTTACGAAGATTTAGAAAACGATATGAAAACCCTTTCTGAATACACCACCCGTAAAAAATCAGTTGACTTTGCTGGTTTTATTGCGTTAAATACTGAAGGTCAGGAGATATTTACATTTGGCAAACACAAAGGTGCTTTAGTCGATGAGGTTTTGGATAAAGAACCGGGTTATTTCGGTTGGATACAAAACGCTGAATTTCCATTGTATACTAAAAAGGTATTAACCGGAATTAAATTAAGAAAGTTGAACACAAAATAG
- a CDS encoding fumarylacetoacetate hydrolase family protein — MKIICIGRNYANHIEELNNERPDEPVIFLKPDTAVIPNKSPFVIPEFSNEIHHEVEVLVKINKVGKYIEAKFAHKYYDEIGLGIDFTARDVQNKLKEKGLPWEKAKGFDGSAMIGAFLPINNFNSVENITFELTNNGKTVQKGNTSHMLWKIDEIISHISQYFTLKKGDIIFTGTPEGVSKVAPNDVLEGFIENKKLLRLHIK; from the coding sequence ATGAAAATAATCTGCATCGGAAGAAATTACGCCAACCACATCGAAGAACTCAACAACGAGCGTCCCGATGAACCGGTGATATTTTTAAAACCTGATACGGCAGTTATACCCAATAAATCGCCCTTTGTGATACCGGAATTTAGTAATGAAATTCACCATGAAGTAGAGGTTTTAGTCAAAATCAATAAAGTAGGCAAATACATTGAGGCTAAGTTCGCTCACAAGTACTATGATGAGATTGGTTTAGGAATTGATTTTACCGCGCGAGATGTTCAGAACAAGCTGAAAGAGAAAGGTTTACCTTGGGAAAAAGCAAAAGGATTTGACGGTTCAGCGATGATTGGTGCCTTTTTACCGATAAATAATTTTAATTCGGTGGAAAATATTACTTTTGAGTTGACTAACAACGGAAAAACCGTTCAAAAAGGAAATACCAGCCACATGTTGTGGAAAATCGATGAAATCATTTCTCATATTTCACAGTATTTTACCTTGAAAAAAGGAGATATTATATTTACAGGAACTCCCGAAGGAGTGAGCAAAGTCGCTCCAAACGACGTTCTTGAAGGATTTATAGAAAACAAAAAACTACTAAGATTACACATAAAATAA
- a CDS encoding Hpt domain-containing protein yields MAINYNLAKVYALSDNDPEFVMQIIDLFVTEVPEDMKYIETGIKEKDHKQAYAYAHKIKPTLDLLGMSVAFEEILQVEAWTKREGKRKEINDTFASIQSQVDKAIKEIKKDFEL; encoded by the coding sequence ATGGCAATAAACTACAACCTAGCGAAAGTTTACGCACTTTCAGACAACGATCCGGAGTTTGTGATGCAAATCATTGACTTATTCGTTACCGAAGTACCGGAAGATATGAAGTATATCGAAACCGGCATCAAAGAAAAAGACCACAAACAAGCTTATGCTTACGCGCACAAGATAAAACCAACGCTTGATTTATTGGGAATGTCTGTAGCATTTGAAGAAATACTTCAAGTAGAAGCTTGGACTAAAAGAGAAGGAAAACGCAAAGAAATCAACGATACTTTTGCCAGTATTCAAAGTCAAGTAGACAAAGCAATCAAAGAAATCAAAAAAGATTTCGAACTTTAA
- a CDS encoding CinA family nicotinamide mononucleotide deamidase-related protein — MIASIVTIGDEILIGQIVDTNSGYIAKALDKIGVQTHEMLSISDDKQHILDTFTALQDKVDLIIITGGLGPTKDDITKLTFCEYFEDTFVRNQEVEDHIVALFAKLNFNPTQVNKDQALLPSKAQVLKNNYGTAAGMWMKKGKTVFVSMPGVPYEMKGIVNEELIPKIVAEFKRPYIVHKTILTYGQGESLVAERIENWENNLPEFIKLAYLPNPGRVRLRLTARGENKAILEKAVQENVNALTKIIGDIIVGFDDDETIEVIIGRMLAAQGKTIATAESCTGGKIAQMLSSVAGASHYFRGSVVSYSKETKINVLGVEVELINQHDVVSAEVAKAMALNIQKMMKTDYALATTGNAGPTSEAGKAEVGVVFIALATPNEVLVAEFNFGQPREKVIDRTANKALEILQKEILKNLP, encoded by the coding sequence ATGATCGCATCCATAGTCACCATAGGCGACGAAATACTCATCGGGCAAATTGTCGACACCAATTCGGGTTACATCGCCAAAGCCTTAGATAAAATCGGAGTGCAAACCCATGAAATGCTTTCCATTTCCGATGACAAACAGCACATCTTAGACACTTTTACAGCTTTGCAAGATAAAGTCGACTTGATCATAATAACCGGCGGCTTAGGGCCAACCAAAGACGATATTACTAAACTGACTTTCTGTGAGTATTTCGAAGACACTTTTGTTAGGAATCAAGAAGTTGAAGACCATATTGTAGCGTTGTTTGCCAAATTGAATTTTAATCCGACACAAGTCAACAAAGACCAAGCGTTATTGCCTTCCAAAGCGCAAGTTTTGAAAAATAATTACGGTACCGCTGCGGGAATGTGGATGAAAAAAGGCAAAACTGTTTTTGTCTCGATGCCCGGCGTTCCTTATGAAATGAAAGGCATAGTTAACGAAGAATTAATTCCGAAAATAGTAGCCGAATTCAAAAGACCATACATTGTTCACAAGACCATTTTAACCTACGGACAAGGCGAAAGTTTAGTCGCTGAACGCATTGAAAATTGGGAAAACAACTTGCCTGAATTTATCAAATTGGCATATTTGCCCAATCCGGGAAGAGTGCGTTTGAGATTAACTGCTCGAGGAGAAAACAAAGCAATTTTAGAAAAAGCTGTTCAAGAAAATGTAAACGCTTTAACCAAAATCATCGGTGATATAATCGTCGGTTTTGATGATGATGAAACAATAGAAGTAATCATCGGTAGAATGCTTGCAGCACAAGGTAAAACCATTGCCACGGCTGAAAGTTGTACTGGTGGAAAAATAGCCCAAATGTTGTCTTCGGTAGCCGGAGCTTCGCATTATTTCCGAGGAAGCGTTGTCAGTTATTCCAAAGAAACCAAAATAAATGTTCTCGGTGTTGAGGTTGAGTTAATTAATCAACATGATGTTGTTAGTGCAGAAGTGGCGAAGGCGATGGCGCTGAATATTCAAAAAATGATGAAAACCGACTACGCTTTGGCCACAACAGGTAACGCGGGACCAACTTCTGAAGCGGGAAAAGCGGAAGTTGGTGTCGTTTTTATTGCTTTGGCTACGCCAAATGAAGTATTGGTTGCTGAGTTTAATTTTGGGCAACCTCGTGAAAAAGTGATAGATAGAACGGCAAATAAAGCGTTGGAAATATTGCAGAAAGAAATTTTAAAAAATCTGCCATAA
- the rpmB gene encoding 50S ribosomal protein L28 — MSRVCDLTGKRAMVGNNVSHAMNKTKRKFSVNLVKKRFYLAEEDRWITLRVAASTIKTINKNGLAAVLKKAKVEGFIK, encoded by the coding sequence ATGTCAAGAGTTTGTGACCTTACAGGTAAAAGAGCGATGGTAGGAAATAACGTTTCTCACGCTATGAACAAAACTAAGAGAAAATTTTCTGTTAACTTAGTTAAAAAACGTTTCTATCTTGCTGAAGAAGACAGATGGATTACGTTGAGAGTAGCTGCGTCTACAATTAAAACAATCAATAAAAATGGATTGGCTGCTGTTTTGAAAAAAGCAAAAGTTGAAGGATTTATTAAATAA
- the rpmG gene encoding 50S ribosomal protein L33, protein MAKKGNRIQVILECTEHKGTGLPGTSRYITNKNKKNTPDRLEIKKFNPILKRMTVHKEIK, encoded by the coding sequence ATGGCAAAGAAAGGTAATAGAATACAAGTTATTTTAGAGTGTACTGAGCACAAAGGAACTGGTTTACCGGGAACTTCTCGTTACATCACAAACAAAAACAAAAAAAATACTCCGGACAGATTAGAGATTAAAAAGTTTAATCCAATCTTAAAGAGAATGACTGTTCACAAAGAGATTAAATAA
- a CDS encoding DUF4295 domain-containing protein, whose amino-acid sequence MAKKTVATLQTSSKRLTKAIKMVKSPKTGAYTFQESIMTPEEVDSFLNKK is encoded by the coding sequence ATGGCAAAGAAAACCGTTGCAACGTTACAAACATCTTCAAAAAGATTAACCAAAGCTATCAAAATGGTTAAATCTCCTAAAACAGGTGCATATACTTTCCAAGAAAGCATTATGACTCCGGAAGAAGTTGATAGTTTCCTTAACAAGAAATAA